The genomic window TCTCAGATGGATGGTCGATCTCTGACCGTGAACGAAGCCAAGCCTCAGACACCCCGTTCCGGTGGCGGCGGTCGGTTCGGCAACGGAGGACGCGGCAACGATTTCGGCAGTCGGAATCGATTCTAAGTAGGACGGAGCAAGAACAGGGGCGCCTGCACAAGGCGCCCCTCCTCAGATCCAAACCAGTCAAGATCTCATTGCGCCGGGAATTGGTCTGATTGTTGTGTGAGAGTTCGATTCGAAAATAGTGCATTTGGCAATGACATGCACAGAACTAATGCCCAATTGTTCATTCTTCATTCCGTATCCCACCGAAATCTTGAAGTTCCAAGTTTCTGAACCCACTACAAGTGAAAAGCGATTCGATCTGGCAGGGAAGCCCCCGGAGGGCCGGAGGCTTCCCATTGAAGCGGCGCAGTGCTTCAAGGCATGAGCCTCAATCCACTCCTTCGCTCCAAGCGCGACGTTGATCAGGGCCTCGAGGTCGTTGAGACCGAACGAGGTGCCGTTGCGCCATTCACCGGACTGATTTTTGAACGGCCGAGAGAAGGTCGTTGTGAAGAACGGGCCTTTCTCGCCGGCATTCTCCCAGATCGTGGCCTTGATGTTGCCGGATCGGAGTGTATGAGTGGGGATCCTTTTGGGGTCGCCATCTCGGTTTCTCCTTGGTTGAAATGCTGGTATGATTGGCTCTCGATTCCATGAACTGCGTCATTGTGCATCAATCAAGTTAGCACGCGCGGGAGGTGATACCGCGACAGCGAGAATACTCGTGGGTCACAAATCGCCAACGATGTGGAAGCGCTACGATGCAATCAGGGAGCAGGACTTGACGCAAGCGACTCAGAGACTTCACAAGCATCTCCGGGAGAACACGCCGGGAACGCGTGGCGAAGGTACACCGCAAGACACGGAAACTAGGGGATTGACAATTCAGGATGCGCCCGTAGCTCAGTTGGATAGAGCATCAGCCTTCTAAGCCTTTCTGATATTCCCGCACAAGACTATGTCGATATAGCGAAACACCGCTCTGGGAGCGGATTTTCTCTGTTTTGTGAGCTCAGTTCTTTTCAGGTCAATTGAGGCAAATTTAGTCGGTTTTTGCTGTAAAGAGAACACGCCGGGAACACGTAGGGTTTCTGTTTAGAATTGGATGAACTGGCGCTGACAGACAGGTCAAAAGCCTGACCTGAAATGACAAAGAACGCTGGTCGATTTCTCAAGGAAACTGACATATGCTAGGGCTAGTTCAAAACAAATGTTTTTGGCTGACTTAACCACTCAATGGTTTCAACTGTGTCCCGATGCGGCGCATGCTAGATGCGACTCACGCGAAGGCTCCTCGAAGTGTTTGGCCAGGTCGCCTACTAATGGCACCTCTCGCTCGTAGACCGTGAAATTGTAGGGATCTCTTGCCGTGAGGCCAAATTTGTTGATTAACATCTGGTGCTGCCGTTCTGATTGAATGTGGTAGCGCACCCGGGCTTTCAATTTTAGCCCGGCAAGTTCTTTTGGCAGGCGATAGGTAAACGTGTAGTCTCGGCTTGCCAACGGCATCAGGCGATTGTCGTACAGTTCGATAATCGCCGGCTGCCACATGATCCATCGACCCATCGTGTCGCTCTGCTCTTTCAGAACCTGCTCGTTCTGATCCGCCACCATGAACTCGACAGTGAAGTGACGATCCGGATCGCCCGTCGGCAGCTTATGGCCCGCTCCGGCATTAATGAGGGTGAGTATGACTTTAAGATCATCCCCTGCTTTCGGAATCGATGGCTCGGCTTTGACTTGAATGGCGACTGCGCGTTTGACCATATCAGGGTCGTGTCCGCCTCGCCACAAATGTTGTCGTCCGCGTCGGATCGGCCCGTCAACCGCAACGGGACGATCTATTTCCGGCATATGACAGCTTTGGCAGATGAACCCGCGCTCTTTCATGTAGTAGCCGCCCTCGAATTCGGCGTAGGTGCCGCACGGCCCCCCGTTATAGAACTGAGCCGGCCCACCCACGACGCTATGGCACCGGTAACAGAGTTGGGTTGTGCGAAAGACGGGATCGAATTTCGTCGGATGTGGCGCAGCTGAATCCTCGAACGGCCCAAGGATCACACCATCTCGCACATGGCAGGCCGCACAGGTCACACCTTCCTGCTGATACTCGGCATCGTAATGAGGATTTGGTTCCTGAACGGCTCTTTCAACTCGCTGGCGGGGGATTGCTTTGATCAACGTGGGTTGTTGGTTTTCTAGCGGGGTATGGCAGTTGAGGCAGACCCACGTGTGCTTATCCTTCGTCCAATACGCATGGAAGAAAGGATCCTTGTAGGACTGTGAATGGATGCTGGTTTTCCACTCATTATAGATTTCCGTATGGCAACTGCCGCAGGACTCGGCTTTCAGGCTCGTCAGGCCTTCTGGAACTTTTTGATGGGGAATGGCATGGGCGTAGTCCGACCGTAGGCCAAAAATGACCGTCGGCTTCACTTCGGTATAGTAGAGGTAGATCAGCCCTCCGAGAACCACCAACCCAATCAAGATCTTCCCGAGCAGCCGCACTTAGTTTCCTCCTCCTCTCGATTCCACAGGCCGAACGAACTTTCGGTAGATGACCGGCATGAGAAAGAGTAACCCGAGGACCGTAAAGGCTAATAGCAGTCGAGGTGAAGCCAATTCGGCAAGAGAGTTGATCGTACCTAGCTGACGGCCGGCAAAGGTATAGGCTAGACTGCCGGGAATGATACCGAGTGCGGTGGCGATGATATAGGTGCCTGCCTTCATTCTCGTTAGACCGGAGAGCAGATTGACGAGGAAGAAGGGAAAGAGCGGAATGAGCCGCAAGGTGAGCAGGTAATTGAAGGCATTCTGCGCGAAGCCAGTTTGAAACGCGGCAAGTCGGTGCCCAAATCGCTGTTCCACCCAGTCGCGGAACAGATAACGAGCGGCCAAAAATGCCAGCGTCGCGCCCGTCGTGGCTCCTATATTCACATACAGGGCGGCCCACAAGCTCCCAAAGAGAAATCCTCCGGTGAGTGTCATGATGGTTGCGCCAGGGAGGGAGAAAGCCGTTTGCGTGATGTAAATAAGGATGAATAACGCTACGGCGGGTACATAATGTTCCCCTGTAAAGGCCAAAAGCTGGTCGCGATTCGCCTTCAGCACATCGAGCGACAGATAGGCCATGAGATCGAAGAAATAGAATGCGCCGATCGTGGAAAGAAAAATGGCCGCAACGATAAGCTTGCCATACCCGGAAGCCTGGCTCTGGGGCGGCGAGAGAACCTGTTGATTCGGGGACATTGCAACCCTCCTTAATTCTCCGTACAGTAGTTTGCCGGGATGCCCTCTGACTCAGAAACCCACACACCACCTCACGGCCTTAAACTGCGATCCTCTCGTGGGGGAACCCGTTTACTCCTGGTAGGGGCGAGTCTCGTGCTGGCCTATGGGGTCGCCTTTCTGACGTCCATCATCCGCTGGATGAACTTTTGGCTGCGCGGACCGTACTTTGTGCCGTATCAAGCCATCTTTCTGAGCGCGCTGATGATCTTTCTGCTGTGGTGGTCGAGCCGCCATCATAATGGACCGCCTCCCGTTCTCTCAACTGTGATCTATGCAATCGCCGCTGGCTATACCGCTGGCGTGATTGCCATGGTGCTCTATCCGATCTTCCAGCCAGATGGTCTGCAACAAGTTCTGACTGCCCTCCAATTCCCAACTCTGGAAGCCGCCATTGCCTTCTTCTGGTTCCCTGTCAGACTGTTGACCTGGCTCTTGGGCGGCATCGCAGGCGCGATGCTTGTGGTCATCAGCCGCCGACCGAGTGTTTTAGAACGAAGGCCGTCATGAATGGAGCGTCACGATACGGTCTGCTTCTCGGCATCGTGGGTGTGACCGCCGCTGCGGTGCTCATCGGCGGAACGACGATCTCCAAAGAGACGGATCGCAGCCGAGATGGCTTGATCGGCCCCGTTCGGCAAGTCACGATCATCTCCGAGACTGCGACGACCATTGCCACCTACGATCGCGATGGGGCGCTTACGGAAATGGTGAGCCGGCCCCGTCCTGCTCAAGATGAGCCGGGTGCGCAAGAGCAGGTCCAGAAATTGGTGTATGTCTATTCAAAAGGCAAACGGGTGCGCGAGATGATCCTCGATCCTGATGGGCAAGAGTATCTCTCGCGACGCTATGCATATGATGCGGCCGGCAGGAAAATGGCGGAGGTCGCCTATCACATGTGCGGGACCTTCTCATCTTTGCATGTTTTTAGCTACGATGGAAAAGGCAGGTTGCAGGAGGATCTCTTCTATCAATACCGTTCGCTGGCCAAAGAGCTCTCCGAGTACGATGAACGGGGAACTGTCAGAACACGCGCCATTTATAGGAATGGCCTTCTCCAATCAACCACACGCTTCACTGTCGACCAACAGGGCCGGATCAGCGAACAAGTCGACATTCTGCCCGACGGCTCTCTTGGTAAGAAGGCCAGCTATCAGTACGACGAACGAGGAAATCCAGTTGAAGAAGAGATGACCGGCAGAGCTGACCCATCGCCTACTGAAAAGAGTCACTTAACCTATGAGTATGATACGGCTGGAAACTGGACGAGAAAAAGTGTGCAACGGTTCGTTAATCCTGTTGCTCAGGGAAACCAACCTCTCTTCGAAGCAACAATCACGGAACGGACTATTAGCTATTACTAGACGGAATCTCTCCTCGCTACACCAAATGCTCATCCAAGATCAGGTTACTGTGCATTGTTGTGCCCAACTCCAACTCACTCCGGCCTACTCCAGCCAAGGGGCGATTTCGCTAAATCTTGGCTAGAGTAGGCCTGAGTGAGCCTGAGTAGGCTGGAGTTGAGGCCGGGACACGGTTTCCTATACCGCGGGTCGGTTGAGCGTTTCCTTACGATGAGAGGTATCGTTGGAACTTACGGACACGCCTTTTGTAATCAGAAGACTTATGACGAGAGTATATTTATACTTGACAATATGTAAGCTATCCATGTATCGAGTCATACATGGGAGAACGCCATCGCGCTGAACCTGTCAGCAACATCGAAAATAACTTGAAAGTGCTCAGATCTGCTAAAGGCTTGTCACAAAGCGACTTGGCCGCATCGGCTCAGATTACGCGTCAGGCGGTATGTGCGATCGAAGGAAATCACTATCTTCCGACGACAGCGGTGGCCCTACGGTTGGCAGGAGTCCTTGGCTGTCGGGTAGAAGATTTGTTTAATCTGCGAGCAACCGGTGAAATCATCAGCGGTGAATACATTGGTGAGCAGGATCAACCCGATGGTGTTCATACTCCGATACGAGTCAAGGTGGCGCGCGTCGAAGACCGCTATGTGGTTCGACCAGTGAGAGCATTGGGTGAACTGCTCGCGTATACGGTTCCGGCCGATGGGTTGATTGTTGGCGGCGAACAAGATGTAAAAGTTCGGGACAAGCCGAACAAGCGAATCCAAGTCCAACTTCTCAGGGATCGCCGTATCATTGAGCAAGAGATTGCCATTGCTGGATGTGATCCGGCGGTTTTTCTTGCCGGGGAATACCTTCGACGGTACAAAGAAACGGCCACAGTGACTGGATGGACGATGGGTAGCAGCGCAGCGCTCGAGTCGTTGAAGCGACGCGAAGTCCATATAGCCGGTCTCCATATCGTGGATGAGAAAACAGGCGAATCCAACATTCCATACCTGCGCAAGCACTTGCGAGGAGATGACTACCTCATTGTGACGTTTGCTGCATGGGAAGAGGGATTAATCGTACGCCGTGGAAATCCTAAGGAGATTCGCAGAATCGAG from Nitrospiraceae bacterium includes these protein-coding regions:
- a CDS encoding TVP38/TMEM64 family protein gives rise to the protein MSPNQQVLSPPQSQASGYGKLIVAAIFLSTIGAFYFFDLMAYLSLDVLKANRDQLLAFTGEHYVPAVALFILIYITQTAFSLPGATIMTLTGGFLFGSLWAALYVNIGATTGATLAFLAARYLFRDWVEQRFGHRLAAFQTGFAQNAFNYLLTLRLIPLFPFFLVNLLSGLTRMKAGTYIIATALGIIPGSLAYTFAGRQLGTINSLAELASPRLLLAFTVLGLLFLMPVIYRKFVRPVESRGGGN
- a CDS encoding substrate-binding domain-containing protein; this encodes MGERHRAEPVSNIENNLKVLRSAKGLSQSDLAASAQITRQAVCAIEGNHYLPTTAVALRLAGVLGCRVEDLFNLRATGEIISGEYIGEQDQPDGVHTPIRVKVARVEDRYVVRPVRALGELLAYTVPADGLIVGGEQDVKVRDKPNKRIQVQLLRDRRIIEQEIAIAGCDPAVFLAGEYLRRYKETATVTGWTMGSSAALESLKRREVHIAGLHIVDEKTGESNIPYLRKHLRGDDYLIVTFAAWEEGLIVRRGNPKEIRRIEDLGRKGVTLINREEGAGARHLLDQRLEQGGLHRRDVRGYDMIAESHFQVARRIAEGQADVGVGVRSAANLFGLGFVSLQQSRYDLVVPKPYLTAHPSIGNLLEAIVSRQFRTEIEALGGYDTTETGKIRQLKPQ